Proteins found in one Drosophila innubila isolate TH190305 chromosome X, UK_Dinn_1.0, whole genome shotgun sequence genomic segment:
- the LOC117793303 gene encoding transcription initiation factor TFIID subunit 7-like encodes MSENENLTEDNENLELEEQFLMRFPKDLAEAVLESVEAGNINEKLTIELDSELRYGEVRLNDQVLHAKLVDLPTVVESYKTADNINLYKTANISQMLVCSVEPIEEPKNEGKELEKLLYSALKDDKENKSLSKDANKDIPKVDEKFLWPHGLTPPTRNIRRRRIANALKGKNVEPAEQDILKEVKYLLRMDSEAVRVQYEVLDDDGKLDELSDAEGSDDNIEENVKI; translated from the exons ATGTCTGAGAACGAGAATCTAACAGAGGATAACGAGAATTTGGAGCTGGAGGAACAGTTTCTCATGCGTTTCCCCAAG GACCTTGCAGAAGCGGTTCTCGAATCGGTGGAGGCCGGAAACATCAATGAGAAACTGACTATAGAATTAGATAGTGAGTTGCGATATGGCGAAGTGCGTTTGAATGATCAAGTGTTGCATGCCAAATTGGTTGACTTGCCGACAGTGGTCGAGAGCTATAAAACGGCTGACAATATCAACTTGTATAAGACGGCTAATATCAGTCAGATGTTGGTTTGCTCCGTAGAGCCGATAGAGGAGCCTAAGAATGAGGGTAAGGAGCTGGAGAAGCTTCTGTATTCCGCGCTAAAGGACGACAAGGAAAACAAATCACTGAGCAAAGATGCCAATAAGGATATTCCAAAAGTAGATGAGAAATTCCTTTGGCCCCATGGCCTGACCCCGCCCACCAGGAATATACGCAGGCGTCGAATCGCCAATGCCCTCAAGGGGAAGAACGTAGAGCCGGCAGAGCAGGATATTCTCAAAGAGGTCAAATATCTGCTACGCATGGACAGTGAAGCAGTCCGTGTTCAATACGAGGTGTTAGATGATGACGGCAAGCTCGATGAACTGTCCGATGCTGAAGGATCCGACGATAATATCGaagaaaatgtcaaaatatga
- the LOC117793340 gene encoding transcription initiation factor TFIID subunit 7-like — MSENENLTEDNENLELEEQFLMRFPKDLAEAVLESVEAGNINEKLSIQLDSELRYGEVRLNDQVLHAKMVDLPTVVESYKTADNINLYKTANISQMLVCSVEPIEEPKNEGKELEKLLYSALKDDKENKSLSKDANKDIPKVDEKFLWPHGLTPPTRNIRRRRIANALKGKNVEPAEQDILKEVKYLLRMDSEAVRVQYEVLDDDGKLDELSDAEGSDDNIDEIVKT; from the exons ATGTCTGAGAACGAGAATCTAACAGAGGATAACGAGAATTTGGAGCTGGAGGAACAGTTTCTCATGCGTTTCCCCAAG GACCTTGCAGAAGCGGTACTCGAATCGGTGGAGGCCGGAAACATAAATGAGAAACTGTCTATACAATTAGATAGTGAGTTGCGATATGGCGAAGTGCGTTTGAATGATCAAGTGTTGCATGCCAAAATGGTTGACTTGCCCACAGTGGTCGAGAGCTATAAAACGGCTGACAATATCAACCTATATAAGACGGCTAATATCAGTCAGATGTTGGTTTGCTCCGTAGAGCCGATAGAGGAGCCTAAGAATGAGGGCAAGGAGTTAGAGAAGCTTCTGTATTCCGCGCTAAAGGACGACAAGGAAAACAAATCACTGAGCAAAGATGCCAATAAGGATATTCCAAAAGTAGATGAGAAATTCCTTTGGCCCCATGGCCTGACCCCGCCCACCAGGAATATACGCAGGCGTCGAATCGCCAATGCCCTCAAGGGGAAGAACGTAGAGCCGGCAGAGCAGGATATTCTCAAAGAGGTCAAATATCTGCTACGCATGGACAGTGAAGCAGTCCGTGTTCAATACGAGGTGTTAGATGATGACGGCAAGCTCGATGAACTGTCCGATGCTGAAGGATCCGACGATAATATCGATGAAattgtcaaaacttaa